A region from the Panicum hallii strain FIL2 chromosome 1, PHallii_v3.1, whole genome shotgun sequence genome encodes:
- the LOC112895875 gene encoding L10-interacting MYB domain-containing protein-like, with amino-acid sequence MEWTDNYNRIVCELMAEQVRKGNRPNTHLNTLGYNEVSARFFQMTGIELSKTQIKNKWDRLKNDWSIWNKLVRNQTGTGWDNARGVINMDNEWWKKMKMDVPGSGKFKKKPLQNQDFLGEMFGDISNDESDHWNPMSDNPIIPDSQKEFENIDGEGLEEEDNEFMHDWSYREEEDDEVQEVSPVVDNRKRKPRVVLEIPKKPKSSTALQIQEQITKIANSAESFTSRKQAEGVSIKEVMDVVLDCGAEYGSNEHDIATQLFVKKEQREMFLTLPTKEIRLNWLKRRYNDKYGN; translated from the exons ATGGAATGGACAGATAATTATAATCGTATTGTTTGTGAGTTAATGGCCGAACAAGTAAGGAAAGGAAATAGGCCAAATACACATCTGAACACTTTAGGTTACAATGAAGTGTCGGCAAGATTTTTCCAAATGACCGGCATCGAGCTATCGAAGACACAAATCAAGAACAAGTGGGATAGGTTGAAGAATGATTGGTCCATTTGGAACAAGTTAGTGCGGAATCAAACCGGAACGGGTTGGGATAATGCAAGAGGAGTGATTAATATGGACAACGAGTGGTGGAAAAAGATGAAAATG GACGTTCCGGGTTCTGGAAAATTCAAGAAGAAACCGTTGCAAAATCAAGACTTCCTTGGAGAAATGTTTGGTGACATTTCTAACGATGAAAGTGATCATTGGAACCCTATGAGTGACAATCCTATTATACCCGATAGCCAAAAAGAGTTTGAAAACATAGATGGAGAAGGACTGGAGGAGGAGGACAACGAGTTTATGCATGATTGGTCATATAGGGAGGAAGAGGATGATGAGGTTCAGGAGGTATCACCTGTTGTTGACAATAGAAAAAGAAAACCTCGTGTTGTCCTAGAAATTCCTAAGAAGCCAAAGTCAAGTACAGCTCTTCAAATCCAAGAACAAATCACGAAGATTGCTAACTCAGCCGAGTCTTTTACATCAAGAAAGCAAGCTGAGGGCGTTTCAATCAAAGAAGTAATGGATGTTGTCTTGGATTGTGGGGCAGAATATGGTAGCAATGAGCATGACATTGCTACCCAATTATTTGTGAAAAAAGAACAAAGGGAAATGTTTTTGACTCTCCCTACTAAAGAAATTCGTTTGAACTGGCTTAAAAGAAGGTACAATGACAAGTATGGGAATTGA